Proteins found in one Zea mays cultivar B73 chromosome 1, Zm-B73-REFERENCE-NAM-5.0, whole genome shotgun sequence genomic segment:
- the LOC109941376 gene encoding mitotic checkpoint serine/threonine-protein kinase BUB1-like, producing the protein MRGGRKYQIKGSTGTGAFAKVYKATVDSNAKEMVALKIQNPSFTLEFYMYRQLDLRISDVERPSYLDLRISDDVINSHLVVGRYMDEVLCMYYTIEMLTMLETLHSVGIIHGDFKPDNILVCYPR; encoded by the exons ATGAGAG GTGGTAGAAAGTATCAAATCAAAGGATCAACTGGCACTGGTGCTTTTGCTAAAGTATACAAAGCCACTGTTGACAGTAATGCAAAAGAAATGGTTGCTTTGAAG ATTCAGAATCCCTCATTTACTTTGGAATTTTACATGTATCGCCAACTTGATCTGCGTATATCTGATGTCGAG AGACCAAGCTATCTTGATCTGCGTATATCTGAT GATGTCATAAATTCTCACTTAGTAGTCGGTCGATACATGGATGAAGTTCTATGCATGTATTATACCATAGAGATGTTGACCATGCTGGAAACACTGCATAGTGTTGGCATAATCCATGGTGATTTCAAACCTGACAACATCCTTGTTTGCTACCCGAGGTAG